From a single Capsicum annuum cultivar UCD-10X-F1 chromosome 12, UCD10Xv1.1, whole genome shotgun sequence genomic region:
- the LOC107849845 gene encoding uncharacterized protein LOC107849845, translating to MASLYKLPILVILISSILCFFSSCSIIVHEDLLTKACTDTDKIKICTEILKNDKAVTAAATKELDLGLAIMKSTLAHTKETHDYLLKKKRVNPAYTDCEKGWFSMVDNLKNILERTTKNKGYKEDTDDYDFKVVGDAIGVCGSGLTRKKIVDPELTRRGDIVRTLISAADKPLTDLRRKTQNRT from the coding sequence atggcttCTTTGTACAAACTCCCGATTCTCGTTATCCTCATTTCGTCAATCCTTTGTTTCTTCTCCTCATGTAGCATCATTGTGCACGAAGACCTCTTAACGAAAGCTTGTACAGACACCGACAAGATTAAGATATGTACCGAAATTCTTAAAAATGACAAGGCTGTCACAGCAGCAGCGACGAAAGAATTGGACCTCGGATTAGCAATCATGAAATCAACCTTAGCCCATACAAAGGAAACACATGActatctattgaaaaaaaaaagggtaaatccTGCATACACCGACTGTGAAAAGGGATGGTTCAGTATGGTTGATAATCTTAAGAATATTTTAGAACGTACGACGAAGAACAAAGGGTATAAGGAAGATACAGATGACTACGACTTTAAGGTTGTTGGAGATGCTATCGGAGTATGTGGAAGTGGTTTAACAAGGAAGAAGATTGTAGATCCTGAGCTTACTagaagaggagatattgtaagaacaTTAATTTCTGCTGCAGATAAACCATTGACCGATCTAAGAAGAAAGACCCAAAATCGGacttaa